In Saccharomyces kudriavzevii IFO 1802 strain IFO1802 genome assembly, chromosome: 9, the following proteins share a genomic window:
- the SKDI09G2100 gene encoding phytanoyl-CoA dioxygenase family protein — MNTTSTMNTKSLNFYEPYEIDGQKYITMAKKDDLGAYEPGLTQEAFTARDKSDYADITQKLEKYGVCVIPNFIDPSKCDEILEEIDPHFYRYSSWQGSPFPKETTVVTRSVLHSPIILKDVVSNGLFCDMASHFLDEQNYFMTGNVIRKCSIGIQLNSGIVYKVGAGAANQGYHREDHIHHTIHQACERFQYGKETLFGVGVAFTDMNKLNGATRVIVGSHLWGPHDSCGNFDKRLEFHVEAAKGDAVLFLGSLYHAASANQTLKDRIAGYFFMSQGHLKQEENLHFGTDLEFFKDMSLNNLQLLGLRTGEPYCGHIDYKSPGHLANPGLFENENETENGYYGETIKVTYNDK, encoded by the coding sequence ATGAATACAACAAGTACAATGAACACAAAATCACTCAACTTTTATGAGCCGTATGAAATTGATGGTCAGAAGTATATTACTATGGCAAAAAAGGATGATCTTGGAGCATATGAGCCTGGCCTAACGCAAGAAGCATTCACAGCCAGAGACAAGTCGGATTATGCCGACATTACGCAAAAGCTAGAAAAATACGGCGTTTGCGTAATCCCAAACTTCATAGATCCCTCAAAGTGTGATGAAATACTGGAGGAAATCGACCCGCATTTCTATAGGTACAGCTCATGGCAGGGTTCGCCCTTTCCGAAGGAAACTACGGTCGTGACAAGGTCCGTACTCCACTCGCCCATCATCTTAAAGGATGTTGTATCCAACGGGTTGTTCTGTGACATGGCGAGCCATTTTCTAGACGAGCAAAATTACTTCATGACTGGAAATGTCATCAGAAAATGTTCTATTGGTATTCAACTCAACTCTGGTATTGTGTACAAGGTTGGGGCTGGCGCTGCAAACCAGGGCTATCACCGAGAAGATCACATCCACCATACTATCCATCAAGCATGTGAACGATTTCAATACGGAAAGGAAACATTATTCGGGGTAGGTGTTGCTTTCACAGATATGAACAAACTCAACGGGGCCACCCGTGTAATTGTTGGTTCCCACTTATGGGGTCCACACGATTCCTGCGGCAACTTCGATAAGAGGTTGGAATTTCATGTGGAGGCTGCAAAGGGCGAtgctgttttatttttgggcAGCCTCTACCATGCAGCCAGCGCGAATCAAACTTTGAAGGATAGAATTGctggatattttttcatgtcTCAGGGCCATttaaaacaagaagaaaacctTCACTTCGGAACagatcttgaatttttcaaggataTGTCGCTGAACAATTTGCAACTCTTGGGACTCAGGACTGGCGAGCCATATTGCGGGCATATAGACTACAAGAGCCCAGGACATCTTGCCAATCCTGGGCTGTTTGAGAATGAGAATGAGACTGAGAATGGATATTATGGGGAGACTATCAAAGTTACTTATAATGATAAGTGA